In the genome of Corticium candelabrum chromosome 18, ooCorCand1.1, whole genome shotgun sequence, the window AAGTCCACTCAATCAGGCAAGGCAAAGGTGGGCTTATTCCCAGTCTGTATGCAAGAACACCCAACAGAGTCACTGCTTATGTCTCATACAAACGATTCGACAGCTGGGACGATGGAAATGGGGAATATACCGAGACCCAAGTTtaatcaaacacacacgtgtgaTTTCATCATTCAATAGTTGCTGGTATTGAGAATAATGAGTCGTTAGTTATCTTAGAAAGCATATTGTACAGAAGACTGTTATTTAGCCAAGAAACAGAACTTACGATAGGCATAACTCTACAACTCTTGAGATTGATCCATGTGTTGTATGTACTTAGTGTCGTGGTGCACCAATGTTTACGATTAGAGATTTGAAAAAGGTACAACCTGAAGAAAAATGGCTCATTGAGACAGGACACGCAGATTGATAATCAATAGgtacaaaaaatgtataaaaataaaGAGATGAACAAAGGCAgaggaaacagacagacagacagacagatgacagacttacaaacacacaatcaagacttagacagacagacaaacagacagacagacttacagacaaacatacatacatacatacagacagacagacagacagacagacagaatgtatGCTTGATAGGTTGAACTTCTAAATACGACTCATGAGGTCATCTACTCATACTGACCTAACAGTCTAGATAGTCTAAATTGCCACTTGCTTACTTTCTAGATGTACTAAGATTGATGTACAAAATAAATGAagcttgacagacagacagacagacagatcaataGACAGGTAGATAAACACACCAGTGAACtaaaaagacaaagacaaagacaaataaacaccAACCAATAAGCTGACAAACTGATTGCTATAATGAGCTGACCGTCTGACAGCTACAGtagcatgtacacatgcagacataaacagacagacaaatatgcaGACGTATAGACTGAAGGAAGgcagacaaatgcacagacacataaacacacatcacatcgACCATTCAAATGAATGCAAGCAATTAATCTAACttaacaacaaacacagtgacaaactGTAACAACTAGTCAACTACCTTTCCACATCATATAGCAAGGACACATAAGACGCTGAGATTCTTGTCACACGATAGACTTCTCTGACTAGAAAGCTGTCGTTGCAAGCTGCTTGATCGACCAGATTTGTAACGACTACGAGACTGCCATCCAAAACACGTGTTTTCAGATTTAGTGTTTTCAAAAAATGAGCCAACCCTAGCGGCAAACTGTTGTCAACTAATAATGCAAACATAACTCAATCAATCCGTCTACCATAGATCAGACTTTGGAGGAGATTGTCCATTGAAGCTGAGATGATGAGGTGAATACGAGACTGTGGTTTGCCCTGAAAACAGTATCTCCCACGAAATGTACAAAGTCTCTCTCTAGATGAACAAACGATGAAGTGAAGAAAACTTAAGAGTAGATGAGAAAGGCAGGCACCTTTATGTTGACAACAGGTAGCCGTCGATAGTGCTTGCTTACAAGGCTCAATATGCTTCTGTCTCTGCCAGAAAGAAATGCTTTGAATGTGCCAACAATTCGTGCATCTCGTGCTGCATCCTGACAGATTTTGTCTGCACCAGTAAGGCCACCTAGTGACCCATTATGAAGAGAATTCAATGCAATAAGCATCACctaacagacaaatgcaaatCAATGCAGATTGAAAGGATGCAAATTGCAATGCCCTGATGCATATGCATTGGGCAAGAAGGTACAGTATTGTGTTGAATGGATGCACATCTCACAACAGAAGACTAGTGCATGTGATAAGATGTATAGTTTTGTGGATCATCATATTGTGATTACTTGCTAGAGTCTGTGTTTCTAAAAACAGCACACTGCTGTGGTAAAAGAATGAATTTCTATACAAATACACTGTATAGCAAGGAAAGGCTTTTAATATGTTAGACTAatgtattgtattagaggTATGCAgctctcaatacattacactattgtattgggggatgcatctctcagtcACAGTGACTCACTAATATTGCTGACAGAATTTAACCCGAGGCACTACAACCATTAATTCATGTAGTCTTTAGTAATTAAGCCAAGTCATCTCACATACAGTATATCAAAACAATTGATGTTCGTACAATAGCTGAGTTTACTGGAAATATTGAAATAGATCATATATTCTTACTTATTCCAATGAACAATTAACTCACCGATGATGGCTGACATCTGGACATATCAATATGACAATTAGATGAACAAATGAGTTCTCCTAATGACCTGATAGAGTCAAATAACAGCCAATAAAACACTCATCATTAACTGTTAGACTACACTATTATTCAACAGTGTCCTCTATACTGACCAGTTCTAAGGTATTATACAGTGACATAACTGAGGAGCAAGTACATAAAATCATTAGTGGATAAATGGTAAGACAATTGtaggtgagtgagtgagtaGGTATgatttatttgtaatttacAAAACTGCCAGATCATAGCCTTGTAAAACACATGCTCATATGTGCCACCACTGTTGTCACTAGATAGAACTACAAAACATAGAAATACcgacaacaaacagagaatCAGGATCAGGTGCTGACTACAGAAAGTGTAATCCGTTCTAAATGTATTCTTGCTAATGTACTGTTCGTGGTCAGTCAGTATTGTCACGCACGTGGCATAGATGCATACATTGCAATTACAAGCATGTGTACAAGAGTGAAAAAGAGACAGATGCTAATAATTGGTTACATGGTTGTTTAGTAAAAAGACATAGCTTCGTAGATGGCAAAAATGTGTAAAATATCTAGGCCATTCATAAGTAACTACAGTTTATAGACTTTGTAACCATGTGTGCTTATGTTTGGAACAACACAAGTAATCTGATGTTTATCCTTTAATCAATGAGACAAGTTGTCTTACGTTTCTCCATGTAGATCTTGACAAGTTTGTCCTCCAAAGTTTCTACCATCACACTCTTCTCCGGGTTGAACTTCGCCATCACCACATTTAGTCTCAGATGAACTAGATCCAGATACAGAAGACACCTGTGGCAAAGTTGACAGTGAGTTGCCAAAAAAAGTGGAGAAACTGCGAAAGGTTCAACACAACATATGTGCGCATAGTTTCTATTGTTGGTGTTTGCTTTCAGGCTGGTGTTTCTGCATTCCtatttatctatctgtgtgttcgtttgtctattctgtctgtctgtctgtgtctgtgcatgtgtgtgttttcagtttgtttgttaatctgcctgtctgtctgtgtgtctgtctgtgtgtctatcaaattttcatatatttttatacatcaaagttaatacaggtgaaactaagtAACAGCTAacgaacaacaagtgtcacaactacaagtacaattacacaaataacaagtagcattaaAATTCCCCTACAGAGCctacaaactgtctgtctatctgtctgtccaatacatatattttcctatatcagtactattacaagctatatgaTGATCTCAACTAAATAAccaaaactacacaaacaaaaaggaacCTTAGGCCATACATacaatgatttaataatttgcaactgttgtgttcattctgtgaatgctatataacttgtctgctataactttagcaaggtttctctgcagttgaatggaGATGGAGAGATCTCCACTTGGTCTTAAATTGGGCCTTTTTTTCTTTCCCTCATCATCTCTAGATGACTCGGCCAGCTTGTTCAGATAGTTGGAGGCTTGTATCTCCCTgcgaccaaaatgttcaacaACCAAGGGAACAAAAGATGGTTTGATGCCTCCTGGAAGAAGCTCTTGGTTGTATCTAACCTCTTTTCTCTTCTCCCTCCTTGAGGCCGTGATACCTGCTGTGCTAGCAGCCAATGCTAGCAAGTCAGTGCACCAGGATTGTGCTAGAGAATTGTCTAGTTCTGTGTCGTGGCCAGTTTGGGGATCGATAACAACAgtgtctggtctgttgtcgttgttgagGTATCGATGAGTCGGTTCTTTGCTGTGCTGGAAGTTCAGTTCGGTCAAACACTCACCAGACATGCACCATAACATTGTGTGTTCGAATAGGACCTCCTCCAGTTTTGCATGTGACCAGGTGGTAGCCTTCTTGGTCTAAATCTCTGCCACAATCACATCCTGTGGATTGTGGTATCTTGCAGCTCAATCTGATCAGCGTTGCCAAATTAAATTCTTTGGAAGGTAGTGCAAGTGCTGAAATGGATGGGACTGCAGATAACCATGCTCCTGCCCCCTGTCCTTGCAGTGATTGAAAGCGAGATCTATCTCTAGATGAACTGAGATGATCCATAAATTCTTCTACCTTGGATTTGTGATGGTTTTCTGTGAGCCCCGTGCTGCAACTTAATATGATTCATGACCAGATCTGGCAAAATTCATCTGTAGGAAGAGAGTTGTAAAGGTTGTAGCCAACTGAACCAGCAGGCTGATTGCTGAGCAGTAAATTGGTGATTGCCTCTTTCATCTCTGGAAAACGCTGAGGTAATGTGAACATTGCGTGAGCCCAACTTGTGAGGAAAGCAAAAGGAGCTGTTGTGACGGCAGACATTAAACCAAAACCACCATTCTTGATAGACAAAACAGCTTGAAGCCACTTTGGATCTTCCCTGACTACGCCTCCAAAAATAGCTGATGAAATAATACTCTTGTCTGGTTGTCATGAATTTCTGCAGCTTGAAGGAATTGTCTAGGAGCAACAGTTCTGGCCAGACTGTTAATTCTGGGAACGTGACAGCATCTGAGAAGTAACAGAGCACTCTGGCTGTCCTCCAGAAGAGGCAACTGGTCGCATAATAATCTTCCTGAATTGTTTGTCTCGATACATAAATTTCCACTtaactgtctgcctgtctgtctttccaatacatatatttcaacattgaaatctacatacaacacaactaagcaactctactgtccgtctgtctgtcttgtctgtttagtATGTTCAACTATTTATCTTGTGTTAACACGAttagaaaacacaaacacaacaattgcAAAATTCCCAATACAAAATCTTTCATAACAAAAGTATTGGATCCGTCACATAGCTGTGACATGCACCATCACAAGTACAAATAACTTTAActctacaaaacaagacaACTGGCACCATACAAACCACTAactcaacaacaataaacagaaGCGCCACAATTTTATAAAATAACCGACCTGTCTATTGCCAGGTTGAGTAACGAGTGCTGACTCTGAAATCTCTTCCATAAACTGAACAAAAGGACAATACAACCTACAAATCAGCACATCACATTGCTGCCTCTAACTGGAATAGCTTTCCAAATTCCATTCGAAGTCAGCACATAGAGTCGTTGCATGTCACGACGAAACACAATGGAGCCCTCCATGTCGATTGTTGACAGTTCGATTTGTGAACTCACGATTTCCAGCTGCTTGTAATTCACAATGTAACAACATGCATGTTTATTAAGTGTGATGTAGATAAGCAAGAATGCTTGCTTACACCAAACCCTCGATCACCTTTCTTCCCCACTTTCATCTACAAATATAGACATTGTAATGAACATTGCCTGTCAAATAGCCTACCAGTGGTAAAGcttgttgatctgtctgtctgtctgtctgtctgtccaatctctctgtctgtctgtctgcctgcctgcctgctcacccatctgcctgcctgcctgcctgctcaCCCATCTGCCTGCCAACCAGCctgtctctgcctgtctgtctgtctgtctgtctttctgttacaattcagtcttaaatgggtggagtgagtgcctgtctgaccttcaccttccccatcaaacagaaccaagacatcaatacatcaatactgaagaccatccagacattacaatgttcgatccaaatactggacagaatttggatattgatgtgtccctggctcatccatggagtcaggacattattaggaaggctagcaaggaaaatggtcatgctgccgcgacaagagaagaaatgaaaatgaaaaagtattcagaagagcttgttccagaaggatatgtatcaagatgtgttcctcttgtgatagaacattttgggaggtgggacACGAAGGCAgactattttttgcagcatttgtcacaacagtcagcaaacccagaagccaattttaatgcttccatgttcatgtggTATTGGagaaaagattttctacaattctgcaaagatgcaatgccaaagttatccttagaaaactttcaaaactgtcacctatcatggtgatttagatagattatttgattttgacattcaaagtaaagtccattagttaatgaattttgtttgcaaggactgatttgtattttaaaaatcctagcatatgtacaagtagaatctgtatgagtataaattatctgtctgtctgtctgtctgtctgtttacttgtctgtatatttgtctgtttgcatctgtatgtttgtttgcctgtctgcacgtctgtctgcttgtcagtcagtctgtctgtctgttcatctgtctgtccatctggctGCAATGCCAGCAACCAAACACTCACAACTCTTACATCTGCAAACTGGCTAGACTCTGACGATGCTTCAATAGAAATTCCAGGTGGTCCTGGTTGCCCTTGAGGACCTGCTTGCCCTCTATCTCCCTTAGTTCCCCTTTCTCCTTTAACAGAGATTCCTGGTGTACCTCGTTGTCCCTTTTCTCCTGGTGGTCcaacaacaatatcaatgCCTTGACCAGATGAGTGTGATGACTCTCCTGGTGGACCAGGTGGACCAGGTAAACCTAAAAATATTCAAATAAAAAATTGGAGAAGTAAGCAGATGATGGCGCAGgattgtccccagcatacaaaaggcatggCACTCTGCCGTGCCTTGGCTCCTgcttggtacaggcccgccGTGCTTTACTGAGTAGGCAGTGGCTACTCTAGAGTCCATTCACGCATTTTGCTCGCTGTGGGGAAATCTGTAGATCTCTGGATTCTGAGCACGTACAAGTATGTACGGTAAATAGAGATGGGTACATGTAATATAGTTATGATTATTTAACCCCAAAACTGACAAGTTCCGCATTGTGATGTGTAAAGCGCCATCCTAGACCCGCCTCGTTTTGACATAAGCAGATAAGGTAAATatttaattgcattcttttagAATCACCAtacactaatttaattaactgtctctgtaacagttgttctttgagtctactgttctcttgtgtagctatgaagacaacgaactttgtattttaaaaatttgcaaagttgtttgaggcaagcaactaattctttgcatattattttagttttttGCATAGAGGGCCTGGGATGTTTGGTGTGATGGTAAGACCAATTAGGCGGatgactgccatatggtatgaacttgattgcaatacaagtactcaaaaaagcaacagtggttgtcatgaACCGCCCACAATTGCATCGTtagcaactgcagtttccCCTCTAGCATCACTAAACATTTTTAATTATAGcaactgcagaatattagacGGCTTTAGAGAACTAACAATAAACAggttaacaatagaaataaatgagGAAGACTTGTCACAACTGCGACAAGATTCTCCATAGAGACCGAaaaaatgataacaatgacTAGCAAAACAAGCTTGATTcttgttgctgttttgttggGAGCATCTAGGCAAATCTAAGGCGTGTCATTGTAGTGGAGTAGGTAGCGGTCTGTAGATATGTTGCCCCTCCCAATCCTGTGTTCTCGACTGATTATGCGAATCAAATATCTATTGCTCGAGCTCTGAAAATTTCTCACAGACTTTAACGGACTTTTTAGTTTGACGCGTATTCCAAGTTGTGATATACTGCAATGTTTGAGTCATACTAATCCTTGACCTAAAAACCCCTCCTCTTTTTAGCACAATGATTGTGGTAAGTCATAGTGAGAATGTGCACACGCTAGATTAGTTTGGCGAAAATGAGTGCTCCATTACTGAAAGACAACGTAGCTGCCAGTCTACTTCCCCATGATGCTCCATCAGAGTTAATTCCCATTCGTGTCAGTGGCGATGGCAACTGCCTCTTTCATGCCTTGAAAGTGGCACTGGCTGCAACCGAAAAATGTTTGCAAGTGCCAACGGTTATTTAGTGATCTTCAAAGAAACTGCGCCAACGAACTGGAAAAGAACGGAGCAATTTACGCAGCCCTTATTGTAAGGCAAGCCCTTAGTGTCAGTGTCAAGGATGATGACACGTTGCATCCAGGATCATTAGTTAGTACAGTCATGTTTATCCAATGCTGCTTTGACAGCTTTGACAAGTGTAGCGGTAAAAAAGCGTACTGTTGTGAACTTTAAAAggtgtttcttttcttttaaCAGGTAATGGCATCTGATTCCCGGTAGAAATTGTCCAAAAGCGTTGcaacaaatgagaacaaaatAAGTTTTAGGTTTGGTACACATCAGTAGAACACTGGGTATATAGACAGGtctatctatatatactatctcTAATAAGACTGTCAAGCTAGTTTGAGGGGCTTCTAGACTAAAATGCGTTACGTTAAATTGTGCAGGGGCGTGGTCATGAGAATTTCCGCCATGccttacaaaaatcctgggggCAACCCTGTGGCATCAGAGTCAACTAACAAAAGACATGCAGATGGCAAACAGCATAAGAAAGATGaggacagagacaaacagaaacaagcaaGTACTTGTTATAAATGCACTTTTACAAAGTAGTATGTTGCTTTCAATAGCAACAGTAAACTAGCTACTGGGCAGATGAGCAACCAATTGAAGGCAAACAAATACTAAACtagcaatcaaacaaacagaaagaaagacaggcaaacaaatgcacacacacacacacacacacacacacacacacacacacaaacaaacaaacattcacacatgcacacaaacacacacacacacacacacacacacacacacacacacacacacacacacacaaacatgcacacaaacacgtgtgcgcatgcacaaacacacacacacagactttTTGTAGAACTGACAGAACTACACAGACTTAGCAAATAGcccaaataaacaaacaagaaaaccaaatgcaaacagacaaataaacatgcaaactacaCTGTCAATATCATCATTAGAAGAGTAAGAAATTCCCACCTCGAATGCCTGACTCCCCTTTTGGACCAAACGGGCCACGTATTCCCCTCTTTCCAATCAATCCTGGTGCTCCATTCAGTCCAGGTGCTCCTGCCTCTCCTTTCAcacctttctctccatctcGCCCGTCTAATCCTGGAAGCCCGTTCCTCGCAACTCCTGGCTCACCCTTATCACCCACATCACCCTTGTCACCAGGAGCTCCAAACAAACCTGGACGACCAGCTATTCCTCGCTCACCTCTAAATAATAAAACACATTAAGTACAGCCAACAAAGAGACCCTGAAGCATTCATTTAAGGTTTTTCAATGTCATTttcatgtacagtaccacaagCACATTACAGCACGTCCAGCCCAAGCCTAATCTTTCTCTCTCCTTCCTTCCTTCATCTTTTTCTATGTGCCAACATCGTCTTTGAGGTTGTTCTCTCTCGCCACTCGACGTTCGTCTATGTGCCCTACGG includes:
- the LOC134193616 gene encoding collagen alpha-1(XXIII) chain-like isoform X3, which codes for MKGDKGEIGDTGADGPIGGKGMKGDKGEHGLPGVQGLLGDKGERGPMGPPGKKGEQGKNGAMGLQGSRGHPGVNGVPGTHGQKGEDGKPGLQGVKGTKGDKGIGGPMGRPGVGQNGEKGSKGLKGGVGPVGPIGRKGSVGSQGPRGFPGPPGPPWKGSRSALIELINVTSMAAVSGIKGEKGDKGDGIASDVKRLAALSSSVEGVVSIPTSLGTQGLPGLKGERGRPGPQGPPGPKGERGIAGRPGLFGAPGDKGDVGDKGEPGVARNGLPGLDGRDGEKGVKGEAGAPGLNGAPGLIGKRGIRGPFGPKGESGIRGLPGPPGPPGESSHSSGQGIDIVVGPPGEKGQRGTPGISVKGERGTKGDRGQAGPQGQPGPPGISIEASSESSQFADMKVGKKGDRGFGQLEIVSSQIELSTIDMEGSIVFRRDMQRLYVLTSNGIWKAIPFMEEISESALVTQPGNRQVSSVSGSSSSETKCGDGEVQPGEECDGRNFGGQTCQDLHGETSLGELICSSNCHIDMSRCQPSSVMLIALNSLHNGSLGGLTGADKICQDAARDARIVGTFKAFLSGRDRSILSLVSKHYRRLPVVNIKRETLYISWEILFSGQTTVSYSPHHLSFNGQSPPKSDLWVGSFFENTKSENTCFGWQSRSRYKSGRSSSLQRQLSSQRSLSCDKNLSVLCVLAI